The genomic stretch CCGCACCGAACTCGGGCTGCTCTACGATGCCGACATCGCCTCGAAGGTCCGCGTGCTCTACGGCGGTTCGGTCAAGGCCTCAAACGTTGCCCAGATCCTGGCGCAGCGCGATGTTGATGGCGTGTTGGTCGGTGGCGCATCACTTGATGCCGCCGAGTTTGCTAATATTGTTAGGTTCGAGCACCACCTGGTGACCGACTAATCGCCACCGAGCTGATTGAAGGGCAATTATGGACGTCATCAAGTTGATATTGCAGATCTTGTTGGGCATCACCAGCCTGTTGTTAACACTGCTGATCCTGCTGCACAAGGGCCGCGGAGGCGGCATGTCTGACATGTTCGGCGGTGGCATGACCTCATCACTGGGGTCCTCCGGCGTTGCCGAGCGTAACCTCAACCGGGTCACGGTCGTCCTGGGTCTGATCTGGGTCGCCGTCATCATCGGCCTGGGACTGCTCATGCGCTTCAGCGTCGAATCCTAATCTTTAGCACCACGCTCTTCTGAGCACAGCAAAAAGCGCGGTCCGCTGAGCTTCCCCTTCAACGGGAACTCAGCGGACCGCGCTTTTGTTTGTTACGCCTAGATCAGGGCGGCCGCTGCCGCATCCAGCAGCCACCAGGTACCGGGGCCTCGAGCGCCAAGCGCAACGGCAGCTAGCGAGAACATGCGCATATCACCAATCACCGCACCACCTAGCCACTGTTTGAATTGAACAGATTAGAACAGTTAACCAGTACGGAATGGTGTCCTCGGCTAACGTCCGCGCCACGAACCACTTCCAGACCTTCAGCCCAGCAGCCACAGAGTCGAACACGACCACTCTGGTCAATCACTTGGACAGCACAGAATTTCGTGCAGAGAGGAATCTGTAGTTGTGGCTACGGTCTCGCTGTGAATGTTGACTACTTGCATCCAAAGTAGCGAAGTTGAAGACATCATCGAGTCCGAGGTACCGTCCCACTTCATCGGACTT from Paeniglutamicibacter sp. Y32M11 encodes the following:
- the secG gene encoding preprotein translocase subunit SecG; the encoded protein is MDVIKLILQILLGITSLLLTLLILLHKGRGGGMSDMFGGGMTSSLGSSGVAERNLNRVTVVLGLIWVAVIIGLGLLMRFSVES